The Eriocheir sinensis breed Jianghai 21 chromosome 9, ASM2467909v1, whole genome shotgun sequence genomic sequence ATTCCACCCTTCGCATATGTTGTTGTTACGGGCATTGTTGTTCATGGTGGCGTCATGCACATTCCATATGTGAAGGGCAAACAGATGGAATGTGACGCATTCTCAGAGACATCATGGCATCACTGGATATGGCAACTGCCTGCTGCAGCACTCGAAAGTAGCCATGAACATAAGTACAATCAAAGTACATGAGCAACTCCTCGGCTTCAAGTGGGTCTTGTGGAATGACAGTTCTGAGGTATACCTTCATCAATGTCCTCTAGGGGCAAAAAAGCTAGAGCATCAATCATGCCACAAAACAAACGAAACTCAGCATTGGTATTATACTGTGTTTCCAAACCCAGTTCCTGGATCTTACGTCAAGTGGACTGCGTAAGATGATAGAAACAACCTTTGCCCTCTACGTCGCGGCCAAACACTGCAAGAACAACTCTCAGTAGCTACATCATCTTCAAAGTCAGTCGCCACGGTTTGCACATTAATACAACAGTTTAGGTCTGCACACTCATCACTATAGCCTGGAAGAGTTCTTCGTAGGTGGCACGAGTCTTGTTTGGATGAAGGGTGTACGCTGAAGTAATTGTTGTATTACCGAAAGGCACACGGATgtcataaatttgtttgaaaatttttGGAGCTTTAGAAAAGTTGCCATTCATATATAAAGCGAAAAAAGTGCTAACATTGccctgtttcttttattttctgtgacttttttttcttgtaactTTTTTACCTATGGCTTTTTCCGTTACTTTTTTACCTGGATTCGCCATCCCATCCCCCAGGCAATACATAATGGGATTTGCAAAAATGCAAGAAACATGTGTACAATATTCACATCACTATGCAGTGGAGCAAATTATAAGATCCGAAATGTGATAATATACaacaagaacacaaaggaagaatgTTTATGAACCGGAATGCCTCACTTCCCCGAATGAGACGTGtcagggagggacaggaagagactcGGTGTGACAAGCAAGCTGCCAGTCACAGTCAAGGCTTGGGTGTGCCGTCACGGCGAGACGACCAAAGCGTTGCACATCGGGACTGAGTTTGTTATTTGAAAGTCAATGGAAATAATGGAAAATGCCAAACGAAAAGCATCAGACACTGTTACATTCCTGAGGGTTTCCAAAACGATACTGTTGTTtatcgggcacacacacacacacacacacacacacacacacacacacacacagggcatgcAACGAAACAAACACCAGCGCGATTCATGCACTTAAACGGAACATTAACGGAGCACTCACTGACCTCCCTGACCTTTACCAGTCGTCGTGACCTCCGGCTCTTCCTCCGTCGGGTTCATGATCACGAGTTCCCACCCGTCCTTTGACCTCAGCTTGTCCAGGGACGGGTCGCCTTCCTTCACAAAGATATAATCCAGGAAATGGCCCACCAGAGTGAACCCGAGACTCTTCATGTAGCCCACGAACCTTGCTCCTGTCCTTGACCCGAtaatctccaccaccaccgccctcacgTTCACCTCGTCCCAAGGAATGGTCTTCAGGATCTCCATCTCGCTTCCTTGGGTGTCCAGGGAGAGGAAGTCTATCGTACTAACGTTAAGAGCTCGGAGATAACTGACCAGAGGGAAGCAGCTGACTACCGAATAAGACTTATCAGCAGCATTGACGTAATTACTAATACTTGGGCTGTTTAGCGAGAATCCAATTTCGTATGAGGATCCCTTCATGTACCACGGCCGCGCCCGGTAGCCCGCGGGCAGCGTGAGGGAGACGTGCACCGAGGCCTTGGTGACGCCCGTGTGGGAGAGGCAGGTGTTGGAGGTCCAGGCCTTGCGGTGCTTCGTCACGAGCCGCGAGTAACTCACGGGGTCAGGCTCGACGAGCAGCCCCGTCCAGCCCAGCTCCCGCTCCAGCCACAGCGAGTTGGACAGCATCTGGCCGTCCAGCGCCCCCGCCTCCACGAAGAAGCCGCCTCTCTGCCCTGGAACAAGATGATGAAATAACACTGAAAACACCTACTTTCACCTAACCTGAGCTCCTCACTCCCTGTAATAAACATAATGTCAGGGAGCTGGACCGCGCCTGGCCGTCCAGCGCCCCGCCTCCACGAAGCCGCCGCCTCGCTGCCttggaacaagggaagagaagtaacacTGAAGACACATGCTTTTAGTTAACCTGAGCTCCCTCGCTGCCTGCAAACATACcgtcagggagttggacagcgtCTGGCCGCCCAGCGCCCCGCCCCCATGCAGCCGTCACCTCGCTTCCTTGGAAGAAGGTCTCAAGATAACTCTGAACTGACCTGTTTACTCGATCTCACCTTCGAAGAGCCGAGTCACGTAGTGGTGCACGAAGGTCCAGGTGTCCCCGTTGGCAGCGGACAGGTAGGCGGGACTCTCGTTAAGGTTGTAGGGCAGCACGGAGGGCGCCTGGAGCCAGTGCCGTTGCAGCAGATCTACGGCGCGGGCGTCATCTCCAGGCaggccctccaccacctccagtcctccgcctcctcctcctgtggccccggctgtctcttcttccctccgtgTCTCCAAACTCCACGTCGCCTGCAAGAGAGTCGCGGCACTAATATCACCTCCAGACTAATAtcacccttcctccatccctcttcctcctcttgttcttcctccctctccgcctctcctctttcttttcgccATATCCacagccaccatcatcaccaccattaccattattaccaccacaattattatcatcatcatttaccATTacgaaccactaccaccaccacctccaccatcaccaccacagccacccctcccccactcaccatcatcaccatcagcagagCAGCGGTCACAGGCAACAGCAAACGGGAGGAACCTTTAAAGAACTTCTTCCTTGGCAACACTTTCAACATGGTTTTCAATTGTGttctatttgttttctcatttatCCGAGTgtccgtctttccttttttttactcctttccttcccctttacgGCAACAGGCGGGTGGTTGGATTGGCTGAGGGATTAGTTATGCAAagttttcccttttatctcttcttatcttctcttcagttttctttctcttctatttttacaTGGAGGAGGATTGATCTGtttcatttcttacatttttttttttttatctggttacTTTACCTTCTtgtctgctttcctttccctttccttctaacaCAGCGAGAGGATGGTTTGCTCACACTATACTTTCGGgtataagtgaaggaaaaataaggaaaatttatgATTGGCTCGAATCCCTTGTATCTAGAATAATTAGGTAACGTTAGCTTCCCTTACTTCCTATAATATGTAAAGCAGCGCATTTCTTTCTGATTTCTATATTTGTTttatcacgtttttttttctttttcctactatGGTCAgtgtcttcctttcctatttgtatatttttggggtatttttctatcttgtttttttgttttgtttttaccttaTTGCTTAGTGTTCAGTGTCTTCcttcgttatttatgtattttgggatactcttctctctcgttttctttcttctttctaaatGTGTTCAGTGTCTTCCtttgttatttatgtattttgggatattcttctttcttgttttctttcttcttcctaaatGTGTTCAGTGTCTTCCTTCCtgggtattttttttacttcaccgactctttcttttcctctttttcctctttctttacctgtgTTGTTTTCTTCAGTTATATTTTGAGGTGAAAATCTATACGCAGTTACGGTCTCggtgtttttctccttcctcttatctcaccgactcttattttcctccattgtcttttttttctttttgtgtgtgtgtgtaaatctctACGCGGTTAAGATTTCagtatattccttcttcctctcacttcaccgattcttattttcctccattgtctttttgcgtgtgtgtgtgtgaaaatctcTACGCAGTTAAGATTTCagtatattccttcttcctcttactttaccGATTCTTATTTTCCTCCGACCTATTTTTTTCGTTGTGAGAATCTATACACAGTCACGGGTTCGgggttttccttcttcctgcgtCACCACGTATGAGAGCTCGCCGAGGAACGTGTGGTGTTGGGCGCCAGTAGGGAAAGACCCGTCCGTAAATACAATACATCCACTTTTTCCTGCTGTATAAATATTTAAATGCGCGTATTTCCCTAaccacctccctcctttcttcaagctctgtctgtctctccgtgtctgtctgtctgtctgtctgtctgtctgtctgtgtgtatctctgtctgtgtttatgtgtctgtgtctgtgtatatctgtgtgtgtgtgtgtgtgtgtgtgtgtgtgtgtgtgtgcatctgtttgtgtgtatctgtctcggtctgtgtgtatctgtgtgtgtctgtgtgtctgtgtgtgtctgtgtttatctgtgtatgtgtatatatgtctgtctgtgtgtatctgtctgtctctgtgtatgtgtgtgtctgtgtgtatctgtctatgtgtctgtgtgtgtctgtgtttatctgtgtctgtatctctgtgtgtctgtgtgtctgtgtatctgtgtatgtgtttgtctgtgtctgtctgtgtgtgtctgtgtgtatctgtgtgtgtgtgtgtgtatatatagagagagattttatttacttcctcttctcttgatATTCTCACACACGTACTCagacgaagggtgcgtggagacatgatcgaggtttataaatggatgaagggctttaataagggagacattcataaggtcttgttggtaagagaaccgggtaggacacgaagtaacgggtttaaactgggtaaattcagattcaacagggacatagggaaaaattggtttactaacagggtggtggatgagtggaataggcttagcagtcatgtggtgactgccaatacaattgtcacattcaaaaatagactagataaattcatggacagcgatattaggtggggttagatacacgggagcttagggtcaaaggagctgcctcgtacaggcctaccggactctt encodes the following:
- the LOC126996076 gene encoding uncharacterized protein LOC126996076; translation: MLKVLPRKKFFKGSSRLLLPVTAALLMVMMATWSLETRREEETAGATGGGGGGLEVVEGLPGDDARAVDLLQRHWLQAPSVLPYNLNESPAYLSAANGDTWTFVHHYVTRLFEGQRGGFFVEAGALDGQMLSNSLWLERELGWTGLLVEPDPVSYSRLVTKHRKAWTSNTCLSHTGVTKASVHVSLTLPAGYRARPWYMKGSSYEIGFSLNSPSISNYVNAADKSYSVVSCFPLVSYLRALNVSTIDFLSLDTQGSEMEILKTIPWDEVNVRAVVVEIIGSRTGARFVGYMKSLGFTLVGHFLDYIFVKEGDPSLDKLRSKDGWELVIMNPTEEEPEVTTTGKGQGGQ